TAGGTGTTTGCTTCACAGTCAAATTGCTGCAAGATTTTGCACTTCTATATTCGCTAGGAGTTTTCTTGGTGCCATGTGAGCTCCTCTCCTCTGCGCTTTCTGCTGCGGTGGCTCTTTTGCTTCCTGTGTTGTTAACCTGTTTTTTAATCTCAGGATTTGTGATGTAAGAGTTCAGTTCAAAGCAAgaccccggacaagctggagcttTAACATAATCGCCCATTTCTCCAGATGTCGTCCCCTCTTTCACAGGTGACTCAGGCTTGAAATGCTGGCTTATTCTGAGGTGATTTAGCTGAGCCACACATAGCTGGTACTGCTCATACACACTCAAGTTTAATGACGATTTCAAGGGATGGATAACATGGGAATTAGCTGTTTTTGCCGTCTGCTCAGGTATCATCTCTGGCTCAGCGAGGCTTATTTGACTATGTGTGTGATCTGAACTGGATTCCTGTTCTTTTCTATAATTTCCCTCATTCCTGTCATCTTGTATTTTCTCCTTCTCATTTTCTTCCATCCACTTGTCCTCTTTGCTCCGTACCTTTTGACTTTCTGACACCTCTCTTTTAGCTCCAGCTCTTTTAGAAGTCATGCCACTGAAATTGTTGCTTTCATCTAGCGGTTTTAAGATATTCACTTCACTGTACGCGGAGCTCTTTTTACAAATGGCATTCCTCCCAGATGATGTGGACTCTTTGATCAAGTGTGTTGCAGCATCAGATGTGAATGTGTGGTCCCTTTGATTAGACATGTGAAATCTGTTTGTTCTGCGGTAGTCTTggctagaaatgtgtttattgGTGGCATGTTGTTGCTctgtgctttttatattttcagtttcagtatCAGGCCAATTTTCCTCCTGTGTCCCTGGGGAAAAGGAGACTGGACTGTGGAGGTCATATGAAAACTTATAGCTACAGGAGCTGGTTAGATCATTTAAAGATCTGGACTGACAAGTTGTTTTCATACTTGATCCTCCCCCATATACCTCACGAGCACCGGCATCAAAGGAAACTGGATGATGATATTTAGATCCAGATGAATGTTTGGGTGAGATTTTCTTGCTtcctttgtttttcatattgtttATCAAACTGTCAGCTCTGCAGAGTTGATGGCAAATCACTGAACCACTGCAGAGATATCTGTTAGCCCAGTCCAACACATGCCTGAGCTTCTGCTGCTCGCTGAAGAGAGAGTCACTGAGAAGATGAAGGCTCAGCTCCTGGTTGATACTCTGCCTACAGTTCCCAACATCCTCCAGGAGTTCAGACACAGCACCTTTTGTTGTAGTATTTAGATCTGGCATTTGAAAAGACGTCTCTTCTCCAGTTGCATCCATTATTGCATGCTTTAGTATTTCGCTTTCCTGTGTACACCTTAATATGTTCTCTGTAAACGATCAAGTTATTTACATTAATGGCAGAACAGTCTTGTTTATTAGaagcaaaacaaatgtttaatgCACACACTATGCAGAACATATTGAACACATCAACATACAATACGCTGAAAaagtcacccctcatttctttatattttgctaggacaATGGGAGATCATATTCAATGGGGGTCATGTTGAAGAATGAAGTTGTTTCCAATCAAATGCTTTTCAGAAAGTTTTACAAAGTGTATCAAAATTTGATGGCACTTTTCGGCATTCACAGTTTCATCAGTTAAGAAGACATTGTTAATACAACTGCTTGAAATGCACTCCTAAACCATTAAatagcctccaccatgttttactgaTGGCTGTAGATACTCACTGTTGTGCATGTTTTCTGACCTCCGTCATACATACTGACAACAGTTTCAACCATGAATGTCAAATCTGGATTCCATCCATTTCCTTCTACCTATCTAGTTCAGGGTAGCAGCTGGGTGGGCGTCTATGCCAGCTTTCATGGGGCAGAGGAaggatacaccctggacaggtttcCAATCTATCAAGAGAGAGATAAAATCCACATTTATACTTGTGGTCAGTGTGGAATCATCATTTAATCTAACAGCCAGGGGCAGGCCGGAGCACCTGGAGACGATACGTAGACTTCACAAAGAAAGGCTGGAGAATTCAAACCCAGGATATTCTTGCTCTGAGGTGAAAGTGCTAACTACAGCATTGTGCTACCAAAAATTTAGATTTGTTTCTCCATTAGACTTgttccactgattttcagtccagttctagTGTCATTTGGTGTACCTCAGCCTTTTGCCCGTTTACTCTTTTTACAAATGGCTTCTTGATAACCAACCCTCCACTTGTTTGTGAATGTGTGATTGGTCCACTTGgagtttttctgtttccttttttttatttaaacgcAAACTGTTTGATATTTTGCaatgaccctgatgaaggccacaagccgaAGCGCATTGGTCACCTAATAAAGTTGTTCCCTAATACTTCAAGTGTCGCTGGAGTCTTCACATCATCCAACCTTTCACTGAGACTGTTTCCAatcaggctttggtgaacagcaGCTGGATCAACTAAGGGAAAAATACATCTCTCAGATCTTTtgctttttcctatttcttacaGAAAcaactttcagatactgttcatttaCTGCAGCTAGTTTTTTAAGCCTGcagtttcttcttttgtcctctgcttgtccagtttcctgggttttttttttttgtttgtttctttgggcAGAGACACCGTgcatcaatcaaaaaatatgCCAGGTTTTCGGCTAATAGCTTGTTGGGAAataccttgttggtgcaaattATACTATCAGACTGCATTATCACACAACCCTGGTTTACTGAAAAAGCGGCCAAtgtcaaaaaaccccaaaccaaataaaaaaaactcaaaaagcctggagaactttaGATGAAGATAgaagaaacaagaaacaagTGTTGCTCTCCAACATCCACTCTAAGAATTACATGGTTTGGCTATTTTTGCCACAAAAAGAACAGCTTTAGTTTGAACCAGTTTAAGAGAATAATCACTCTTACCCAGAACTCTTTCCCGGCTTGTATTTTGATAGTTCCAGCCATGGAAAACATAAGTAGCATCTAAAACACATGAAGCTCAGGCTGCAGTAAAGCTCTGAACACACCCATAGAAGTCTTGTGTTGCTCACACAAATATCACCATAGAGATCTCAACACAAGCTGCAGCAACTCCTTTTTACCACAGGAGGGAGGCAAATCTCTGACAAATTGGGAACATGATTTATTAGGATATTAGCAGGAATAACTCGCACAGTAATAACAACATTTCAATGTATGTTCATCAGGGAGCTTTATTGTGGCAGTAttaacatataaaacaaaccATGTTTTCTGTTATAACATACAAACATTCAAAATGTTCACTTCACAAAGTTCATAAGGCTTGGTTGTCCCAGTAGAGAGGGGGGGTCGTTACTCGAGGGAtggttttcccctttttttctgaCTCTTCCTAAATCAAATCTCCCAGAGTTTATTATTAAAAgtgacaaaatgacaaaaaagaaacaacaaaatgacTTGACTAActgataaaacaacaaaacaatcagatttaacaataacaatcaaAACAATACAGGGACCGTGCAAGAGATTCTGCTACTACTGTACATGCCCACACAACACTGAAACAATATACAGTTTATTTTGCTCTACCATGTGATGTCCAGTAGTTTTGCATATAGTAGACCTGagttcaaatatttaaaatcttaaataaatgaattaaaacatgtATTAGTGTATTCGGTTGTGTATAGTAGTTTTAAACAATCTGATTTCCAAGTGTTAGTTCAG
This genomic stretch from Astatotilapia calliptera chromosome 12, fAstCal1.2, whole genome shotgun sequence harbors:
- the LOC113033318 gene encoding uncharacterized protein LOC113033318; protein product: MHNKNILRCTQESEILKHAIMDATGEETSFQMPDLNTTTKGAVSELLEDVGNCRQSINQELSLHLLSDSLFSEQQKLRHVLDWANRYLCSGSVICHQLCRADSLINNMKNKGSKKISPKHSSGSKYHHPVSFDAGAREVYGGGSSMKTTCQSRSLNDLTSSCSYKFSYDLHSPVSFSPGTQEENWPDTETENIKSTEQQHATNKHISSQDYRRTNRFHMSNQRDHTFTSDAATHLIKESTSSGRNAICKKSSAYSEVNILKPLDESNNFSGMTSKRAGAKREVSESQKVRSKEDKWMEENEKEKIQDDRNEGNYRKEQESSSDHTHSQISLAEPEMIPEQTAKTANSHVIHPLKSSLNLSVYEQYQLCVAQLNHLRISQHFKPESPVKEGTTSGEMGDYVKAPACPGSCFELNSYITNPEIKKQVNNTGSKRATAAESAEERSSHGTKKTPSEYRSAKSCSNLTVKQTPTAFMKETAEERASNDENKPGDVYCVEKDAAPVSNPGLLQNRIRHHPDSTDHQRILKDPKNRAGDRARWILTDNSLGERFPRHQQAIKYTKKLNLIPRPVQTHTLHHDDSGLTSYSATDVTMDNTFEYQVGNLYYMRT